A region from the Rheinheimera mangrovi genome encodes:
- a CDS encoding SMP-30/gluconolactonase/LRE family protein gives MRHSTALLFLVSSLAFANPSPIPANPVQQLKPELSQVIAADAQLEILAEGFRWAEGPVAEPKTGDILFSDVPENKVWRWNAKDGLTLYLSPSGHTGFVDEPSIKEGSNGLIFNQNNQLVLAQHGDRRLAVLKSVSAKGPQYQSLTTSYHGKLFNSPNDLVQHSNGSYLFTDPPYGLKDADNSKQKQLAFNGVYWLKGSDVSLVTDQLTRPNGLALSPDEQWLYVANSDPQAAQWWKYALAADGTVGEGQLFFDATVWVGSKPGLPDGLKVLPSGHLLATGPGGVLVFNAKGEHLGTIQTGVAAANVALSLDKEYLYITASSYLLRIKLKTAA, from the coding sequence ATGCGACATAGTACAGCGCTGCTTTTTTTGGTTTCTTCTCTGGCTTTTGCCAATCCATCCCCTATTCCGGCTAATCCGGTACAGCAATTAAAACCTGAGCTTAGTCAGGTGATTGCTGCCGACGCTCAGCTGGAAATACTGGCTGAAGGTTTTCGCTGGGCTGAAGGTCCTGTGGCTGAACCCAAAACCGGCGATATTTTGTTCTCCGATGTGCCGGAAAATAAAGTCTGGCGCTGGAATGCAAAAGACGGTTTAACTTTGTATTTAAGCCCTTCAGGCCACACAGGTTTTGTTGACGAGCCTTCAATCAAAGAAGGTTCCAATGGCTTGATTTTTAATCAGAATAACCAGTTGGTGCTGGCACAACATGGCGACAGACGTTTAGCTGTGCTGAAGTCAGTCAGCGCAAAAGGCCCACAGTATCAAAGCCTGACAACCAGTTATCATGGCAAGTTGTTTAATAGTCCAAATGATCTGGTGCAGCACAGCAATGGCAGTTACTTGTTTACCGACCCGCCTTATGGTTTAAAAGACGCGGACAACTCCAAACAAAAGCAGCTGGCTTTTAACGGTGTGTATTGGCTTAAAGGTAGCGATGTCTCACTGGTTACCGATCAACTGACCCGCCCAAATGGTCTGGCTTTATCACCGGATGAACAGTGGTTGTATGTGGCTAACTCAGACCCACAAGCGGCGCAGTGGTGGAAGTATGCTCTGGCTGCAGATGGCACTGTAGGTGAAGGCCAGCTATTTTTTGATGCGACAGTCTGGGTTGGCAGTAAACCAGGTTTACCGGACGGTTTAAAAGTATTGCCTTCAGGCCATTTACTGGCGACAGGCCCTGGTGGTGTGCTGGTATTCAATGCCAAAGGTGAGCATTTGGGCACTATTCAAACCGGTGTTGCAGCGGCTAACGTTGCGCTAAGTCTGGATAAAGAATACTTGTACATCACAGCTTCCAGCTATTTATTGCGGATTAAGCTAAAAACCGCAGCCTGA
- a CDS encoding sensor histidine kinase, whose product MGQVFWKFLLAFWGALILAGTLVWAVNEVSRSTAEEPKHVWIGPQLRLVLGSAQLMMDSGGIKLLGDVLQRWEEDPMSRDKILLLNSKGEDYLQRDVPDNWAELLKEQPEYQVQDKSGQSWFLLAVPRHEFLLEWLRSGRGMMATNSQPAQRFGEHNRPHGPPPDGERFAGKTATDAPLADQGPPAEPRGMAARGSMPMPPVWFHPVFLLAAILGTSLLVSFWLAWYFASPVRQLKQALQSLASDHWLTQLGPKVTGRRDEFGAVARSFNDMAKSVEQAISGQRRLLHDVSHEFRSPLARLQILVGLARQTPTESAMVLDKVEAETQKLNALVEEILTLSRLESGAAAVKLQQVDLLELLESVAEDGRLEALAQQKQLLVQAGAAVLVQADPDLLYRALENLIRNAIKFTPADSMVTVELQQQEQQVHIIISDQGSGVAQQDLAMLAKPFFRGHSKKEGVGLGLSIAKRAVESCGGKLTLQNCYAASGIVCGFQAVISLPLS is encoded by the coding sequence ATGGGCCAGGTGTTCTGGAAGTTTTTATTAGCTTTTTGGGGCGCGTTAATTCTGGCGGGCACTTTGGTCTGGGCTGTGAACGAGGTCAGCCGCTCTACAGCAGAAGAACCTAAACATGTCTGGATAGGGCCGCAGCTGCGTTTGGTCTTGGGCTCAGCGCAGCTGATGATGGACTCTGGCGGTATCAAACTGCTCGGCGACGTATTGCAGCGCTGGGAAGAAGACCCAATGTCGCGCGATAAAATTTTGCTGCTCAATAGCAAAGGCGAAGATTATCTGCAGCGCGATGTACCAGACAACTGGGCTGAATTACTGAAAGAACAACCTGAATACCAAGTGCAGGATAAATCTGGTCAAAGCTGGTTTTTGCTGGCTGTGCCACGTCACGAGTTTTTACTGGAATGGTTGCGTAGTGGCCGGGGCATGATGGCAACTAATTCTCAACCAGCACAAAGGTTTGGCGAGCATAATAGGCCGCATGGTCCTCCTCCTGATGGCGAGAGGTTTGCAGGCAAAACAGCCACTGATGCACCTCTTGCGGATCAAGGTCCACCCGCAGAGCCGCGTGGTATGGCTGCCAGAGGTTCCATGCCTATGCCACCAGTCTGGTTTCACCCTGTATTTTTACTGGCTGCTATTCTGGGAACCAGTTTATTGGTCAGTTTCTGGCTGGCCTGGTACTTTGCATCGCCGGTACGACAATTAAAGCAAGCTTTACAATCGCTGGCGTCTGATCACTGGCTAACTCAACTGGGACCCAAAGTCACAGGGCGGCGTGATGAATTTGGCGCTGTAGCCCGCAGTTTTAACGACATGGCTAAAAGTGTCGAGCAAGCGATCAGTGGCCAGCGTCGGTTGTTGCATGATGTCTCCCACGAATTCCGCTCGCCCTTAGCCCGCTTACAAATACTGGTTGGTCTGGCGCGACAAACGCCTACTGAAAGCGCTATGGTGCTGGATAAAGTCGAAGCTGAAACTCAAAAGCTCAATGCTCTGGTTGAAGAGATCCTTACATTATCCAGACTGGAAAGTGGCGCAGCCGCTGTAAAGTTACAGCAAGTAGACTTGCTGGAACTACTGGAATCCGTGGCTGAAGATGGTCGGCTGGAAGCACTGGCGCAGCAGAAACAACTCTTGGTTCAGGCCGGTGCTGCTGTGTTGGTACAGGCTGACCCGGACCTACTTTACCGGGCGCTGGAGAACCTGATCCGCAATGCGATTAAATTTACCCCTGCAGATTCAATGGTTACTGTTGAGCTGCAACAACAGGAGCAGCAAGTTCACATCATTATTTCTGATCAGGGCAGCGGAGTGGCTCAGCAGGATTTAGCCATGCTGGCTAAGCCATTTTTTCGTGGCCATAGCAAAAAAGAAGGGGTTGGCTTGGGATTAAGTATTGCCAAAAGGGCAGTGGAAAGTTGTGGTGGCAAGCTGACGCTGCAAAATTGCTATGCAGCGTCAGGTATAGTCTGTGGTTTTCAGGCGGTGATTTCACTGCCACTGAGCTAA
- a CDS encoding response regulator transcription factor, with protein MNPLLLIDDDHELTSMLSTYLQREGFVVQVANDSQLGLRQAISGQYELLVLDVMMPGLDGISLLRQIRQHSKVPVIMLTAKGDDIDKVLGLELGADDYVAKPCLPRELVARIRAILRRVQQQQDEPTEVRVGPLTLEPGSRKAWVDDQQIQLTGAEFSVLWVLACQAGRLVSKAELSLQALGKTLTQYDRSLDVHISNIRQKLGKRADQQAWIEAVRGKGYQLMQRY; from the coding sequence TTGAACCCATTATTGCTGATTGATGATGACCACGAATTGACCTCAATGTTAAGTACTTACTTACAACGCGAGGGCTTTGTGGTGCAGGTAGCGAATGACAGTCAGCTCGGTTTACGGCAGGCCATTTCCGGGCAGTATGAACTCTTGGTGTTGGATGTGATGATGCCAGGCTTAGACGGCATATCGCTGCTGCGGCAAATACGGCAACATTCCAAAGTGCCGGTCATTATGTTAACAGCCAAAGGTGACGACATAGACAAAGTACTAGGCCTGGAACTTGGTGCTGATGACTATGTCGCTAAACCTTGCCTACCCCGCGAGTTAGTAGCCCGTATCCGGGCTATTTTGCGCCGTGTGCAGCAACAGCAGGACGAACCAACCGAAGTCAGAGTTGGGCCTTTAACACTCGAACCCGGCTCGCGTAAAGCCTGGGTTGACGACCAGCAAATTCAACTGACTGGTGCTGAGTTCAGCGTGCTTTGGGTGCTGGCTTGTCAGGCTGGCCGCCTGGTCAGTAAAGCCGAATTATCCTTGCAGGCTTTGGGGAAAACACTCACTCAATACGACCGCAGTCTGGATGTGCATATCAGCAATATCCGCCAAAAACTGGGCAAAAGAGCTGATCAACAAGCCTGGATTGAAGCTGTGCGTGGCAAAGGCTATCAGTTGATGCAGCGCTATTAA
- a CDS encoding TonB-dependent receptor domain-containing protein produces the protein MFKSRPAKLVLATQLALGLIATVQAEDAVASKDEPIERIVVTASGFEQKLVDAPASISIVTSEELSSRPYTTLLDAVRDLEGVDIGETRDKTGQGTISMRGMGSDYTLILVDGKRQNNHGDIYPNNFGGNQFGHMPPLNTVDRIEVIRGPASTLYGADALGGVINIITKKVSTEWVGSVSHSRTAQTDDSFGEEITTDFNVMGPLIPGVLGMSIRGSEYNRMASTPAYADVVYPNGEVRNRSLGFGAGGKTVDNDSTVLGARLSWTPADNQTIWFDIDTSTQEYDNSPVINDDGSRVYPVGTVDNIDSIWAAGNFCKGFVPTTGGNQQQKCAAGGGTWARRANPQVGYSPTQEFSRDTWSLSHEGKWNLGNSFVSLSYVDTQNHGRTLPFTLAERAQLLTMIDGTGAYAGMTVDQRKAIAKETFLPRDKRKMASNQYTFDAKMDMPFEMAGQHKAVFGTQVIRGELEDGVFGMESGTPGGVQEHNMWSVFAEDTWDATQAFAITAGLRRDDHEVFGSELSPRLYGVYTLTEQWTVKGGVSTGYKTPKTTQLYDGVVGFGGQGTSPMFGNPDLEPETSTSTEIAAYWEHPDHHSFNITIFNNEFEDKIASQPCGASTALVCSSTGEYADLGYATSTKTVNIDKVTIQGAELAGRWQIIDNIAFRANYTYTDSEQKSGANKGQPLTNTAKHMANLTIDWNATDELKVFLTSEIRTKRFRSWDIVKNAPLHYKSYDVYHLGASYAASESVTFTARINNLFDQDFTTYDLEFVECDSGTSCILDANGANGYQASYVDHFNNKDKARNLWVSVNVSF, from the coding sequence ATGTTCAAGTCCCGCCCGGCCAAACTGGTGTTAGCCACTCAGCTCGCTTTAGGACTGATTGCTACAGTTCAGGCAGAAGATGCCGTTGCTAGCAAGGACGAGCCTATAGAACGCATCGTCGTCACGGCGTCTGGTTTTGAACAAAAGCTGGTGGACGCTCCTGCCAGTATTTCTATTGTGACCTCTGAAGAATTAAGCAGCCGCCCATACACTACATTACTGGATGCAGTGCGTGATCTGGAAGGCGTAGATATTGGTGAAACCCGTGACAAAACAGGTCAGGGTACTATTAGTATGCGTGGTATGGGCTCGGACTACACCCTGATCCTGGTGGATGGTAAGCGTCAGAATAACCATGGCGATATTTATCCAAATAACTTCGGTGGTAATCAGTTTGGCCATATGCCACCACTGAATACAGTCGATCGTATTGAAGTGATCCGTGGCCCGGCTTCTACCTTGTACGGTGCCGATGCATTAGGTGGTGTGATCAATATTATTACCAAAAAAGTGTCTACTGAATGGGTTGGTTCAGTCAGCCATAGCCGTACTGCACAAACGGATGACAGTTTTGGTGAAGAGATCACCACTGACTTCAACGTCATGGGGCCTTTAATCCCTGGCGTGCTTGGTATGTCCATCCGTGGTAGTGAATACAATCGTATGGCATCTACACCAGCTTATGCCGATGTGGTGTATCCAAATGGCGAAGTTCGGAACCGTTCGTTGGGTTTTGGTGCAGGTGGTAAAACTGTAGACAACGACAGTACTGTATTGGGTGCCCGTCTGAGCTGGACTCCGGCTGACAATCAAACGATCTGGTTTGATATCGACACTTCTACTCAGGAATACGATAACAGCCCTGTGATCAACGATGACGGCAGCCGTGTATACCCTGTAGGTACAGTAGACAACATCGACAGTATCTGGGCCGCTGGCAACTTCTGTAAAGGCTTTGTGCCAACCACTGGCGGTAACCAACAACAAAAATGTGCTGCGGGCGGTGGTACCTGGGCTCGTCGTGCTAATCCGCAAGTAGGCTATAGCCCAACTCAGGAATTTAGCCGTGACACCTGGTCATTAAGCCATGAAGGCAAGTGGAATTTAGGTAATAGTTTTGTGTCTTTATCTTATGTCGATACACAAAACCACGGTCGTACTTTACCTTTTACTCTGGCTGAACGCGCACAGTTATTAACCATGATCGATGGCACTGGTGCTTATGCAGGCATGACTGTTGATCAGCGCAAAGCCATAGCAAAAGAGACTTTCCTACCGCGTGATAAACGTAAAATGGCCAGTAATCAGTATACCTTTGATGCCAAAATGGATATGCCATTTGAAATGGCCGGCCAGCACAAAGCAGTATTTGGTACGCAAGTGATCCGTGGTGAGCTGGAAGACGGTGTCTTTGGTATGGAAAGCGGTACGCCAGGCGGTGTGCAGGAACACAATATGTGGTCTGTGTTTGCTGAAGATACCTGGGATGCAACTCAAGCCTTTGCTATCACGGCTGGTTTACGTCGTGATGACCACGAAGTATTTGGCAGCGAGTTAAGTCCGCGCTTGTATGGTGTATACACACTGACAGAACAATGGACTGTCAAAGGTGGTGTCAGCACAGGTTATAAAACACCAAAAACAACTCAGCTGTATGATGGTGTCGTAGGCTTTGGTGGTCAGGGTACATCCCCAATGTTTGGTAACCCGGATCTGGAACCAGAAACCAGTACCTCCACTGAAATTGCGGCTTACTGGGAACACCCGGATCACCACAGTTTCAATATCACCATTTTCAATAACGAATTTGAAGATAAAATCGCATCCCAGCCTTGTGGTGCTTCCACTGCTTTGGTCTGCAGCAGCACAGGTGAGTACGCCGACCTGGGTTATGCGACCAGCACCAAAACCGTCAATATTGATAAAGTCACTATTCAGGGCGCTGAATTGGCTGGCCGCTGGCAGATTATCGACAACATCGCGTTCCGTGCTAATTACACTTACACAGACAGTGAGCAGAAAAGTGGTGCCAATAAAGGTCAGCCTTTGACGAATACCGCCAAACATATGGCAAACCTGACCATAGACTGGAATGCGACTGATGAATTAAAAGTGTTCCTGACGTCAGAAATCCGCACTAAGCGTTTCCGGTCTTGGGATATAGTTAAAAATGCCCCGCTGCATTACAAATCCTATGATGTATATCACTTAGGTGCCAGTTATGCGGCCAGCGAATCAGTGACTTTTACCGCGCGGATCAACAATTTATTTGATCAGGACTTCACAACCTACGATTTAGAGTTTGTAGAGTGTGACAGCGGCACCAGCTGTATTCTGGATGCAAATGGCGCAAACGGTTATCAGGCCAGTTATGTCGACCATTTCAATAACAAAGACAAAGCCCGTAACTTATGGGTGAGTGTGAACGTCAGCTTCTAA
- a CDS encoding PepSY-associated TM helix domain-containing protein yields the protein MKSSALARWMRWLHTYSAMLVLLLLLFFAVTGITLNNPELSSSLGKTSQQLQLELPEQLPDLLALPDDQQQAAMALYVDWLKQDQQLQGGYNLNFSPEDELLEIDFKRPAGYAAVVIDLAERTAELDTEFGGYLALANDLHKGRYAGSSWKWLIDITAVFCVLFALSGFYLLWRQPNRRDFGNATAVAGVVLALLAYIASFH from the coding sequence GTGAAGAGTTCAGCTTTAGCTCGTTGGATGCGTTGGTTACATACCTACAGCGCTATGTTGGTATTGTTGCTGTTGTTATTTTTTGCCGTCACGGGCATCACCTTAAATAACCCTGAATTGAGCAGTAGCCTGGGTAAAACCAGCCAGCAACTGCAGTTGGAATTGCCGGAGCAATTGCCGGATCTATTGGCTTTGCCAGACGATCAACAACAAGCCGCTATGGCGTTGTATGTCGACTGGTTAAAGCAAGATCAACAGTTACAGGGTGGTTATAACCTGAATTTTTCGCCTGAAGACGAACTGCTGGAAATCGATTTTAAACGCCCGGCAGGTTACGCCGCTGTGGTGATTGATTTAGCAGAGCGCACCGCAGAATTAGATACAGAATTTGGTGGTTATCTGGCCTTGGCCAACGACTTACATAAAGGCCGTTACGCCGGTAGCAGCTGGAAATGGCTGATTGATATTACCGCTGTATTTTGTGTGTTATTTGCCTTGTCGGGCTTTTATTTGTTGTGGCGCCAGCCGAACAGAAGAGATTTTGGCAATGCCACAGCAGTAGCTGGTGTGGTATTGGCTTTATTAGCTTATATAGCGTCGTTTCATTAA
- a CDS encoding DUF2271 domain-containing protein, with translation MYKYLVAALLFCCGSAMAQQELEIQVELPKIDTGTYHRPYVAVWIENEQQQPVRLVEAWLEKPDWIKDLRRFWRKLGRSEPQLVDAKTGATKGPGSYKVRWDGKDEQGKAVAAGNYVLFVEAAREQGGRNLAKQEFTWDGSAVQIEIKASKELGKIQLTSVQGK, from the coding sequence ATGTACAAGTATTTAGTCGCTGCGTTGCTGTTTTGTTGCGGCTCTGCCATGGCGCAACAGGAACTGGAAATCCAGGTCGAACTGCCAAAAATTGATACTGGCACTTATCACAGACCTTATGTGGCGGTATGGATTGAAAACGAACAACAGCAACCTGTGCGTTTAGTCGAAGCCTGGTTGGAAAAACCGGATTGGATTAAAGACTTACGCCGCTTCTGGCGCAAACTCGGCCGCAGTGAGCCGCAATTAGTGGACGCAAAAACAGGCGCTACTAAAGGACCAGGCAGCTATAAAGTGCGCTGGGACGGTAAAGACGAACAAGGCAAAGCAGTGGCTGCAGGTAACTATGTGCTTTTTGTTGAAGCGGCCCGCGAACAAGGCGGTCGTAACCTGGCCAAACAGGAATTTACTTGGGATGGCAGCGCCGTTCAAATCGAAATAAAAGCCAGCAAAGAGCTGGGTAAAATTCAACTTACTTCAGTACAGGGAAAATAG
- a CDS encoding LacI family DNA-binding transcriptional regulator, which produces MATIYDVSLLAGVSLATVSRVMNKNTNVSEKTKQKVLAAMAELGYRPNTFAQSLASNCSNSVGVLVSQLDGPYYGPMMAEIEAALRADNRHVIIAVGHSDAAQEIDSVEFLLSKGCDALILDVEAISDDYLIKLSQSSTPIVLINRYIAEISDCCIYLNNELGGYMATRHLIELGHRDIAYISGPSKKHDAIERLEGHKRALAEVGVSFDPALCFEGDYKEDSGVEGMNYLFSQNNKFTAVVCANDQMVSGAISVCLERGMKIPQDLSFVGYDNIPFARYVSPKLTTVNNPIHEMGKMAALWLLKNLYKHDIEVENVFEPELVVRNSAIRIG; this is translated from the coding sequence ATGGCGACCATTTACGACGTTTCACTGCTTGCAGGTGTATCTCTGGCCACTGTATCCAGAGTGATGAATAAAAACACCAATGTCAGCGAAAAGACCAAACAAAAGGTATTAGCCGCTATGGCTGAGTTAGGCTACAGGCCTAACACTTTTGCTCAGTCTTTGGCGTCGAATTGCTCGAATAGTGTTGGGGTATTAGTTTCTCAGCTGGATGGCCCGTATTACGGTCCTATGATGGCTGAAATTGAAGCCGCACTGCGTGCCGATAATCGTCATGTGATTATTGCCGTGGGTCACAGCGATGCAGCTCAGGAAATAGACAGTGTTGAGTTTTTGCTGAGCAAAGGCTGTGATGCGCTGATCCTGGATGTCGAAGCTATCTCAGATGATTACCTGATTAAACTGAGTCAAAGTTCAACGCCTATAGTGCTGATCAACAGATACATAGCTGAAATCAGCGACTGTTGTATTTACCTGAATAATGAACTGGGTGGTTATATGGCCACCCGGCATCTGATTGAGCTAGGCCATCGCGATATAGCCTATATTTCCGGACCTTCGAAAAAACACGATGCAATCGAACGTCTTGAAGGCCACAAGCGCGCTTTGGCAGAGGTCGGCGTCTCTTTTGATCCGGCTTTATGCTTTGAGGGTGACTATAAAGAAGACAGTGGCGTAGAGGGTATGAACTACCTGTTTAGCCAAAATAATAAATTTACTGCTGTGGTTTGTGCTAACGATCAGATGGTGTCCGGCGCTATTTCAGTCTGTCTGGAGCGTGGTATGAAAATTCCACAGGACTTGTCTTTTGTTGGTTACGACAATATTCCTTTTGCCCGTTATGTTTCACCTAAGCTGACTACGGTGAATAACCCTATTCATGAAATGGGAAAAATGGCCGCCTTGTGGTTGCTGAAGAATTTATATAAGCATGATATTGAAGTGGAAAACGTATTTGAACCTGAACTGGTGGTACGTAATTCTGCTATTCGTATAGGGTAA
- a CDS encoding glycoside-pentoside-hexuronide (GPH):cation symporter — MVSVKEKIAYGLGDTASNIVFQTVMLFLTFFYTDIYGISPAFVGTMFLVVRIIDAVTDPLMGALADRTQSKYGKFRPYLLWFALPFGLISVLAFTTPDFGEEGKMIYAFVTYTLLMLVYTAINIPYCALGAVLTADPKERVSVQSYRFVFAMLGGLMVTALTLPLVEFFGQGDRAKGYQLTIMAMSVLGVLMFLACFYGTKERINPPKEAVSRSYMDNFRQLWKNDQWRVLALVALCLMSGYVLRTTLAIYYVKYYLEMPDSITLFITLGMLGSMVGCVIAQPLAKRYCKVKLYIGIQILAAVLCASSYFVAADNVTLAIALYVLWNLVFNTGTPLLWAKMADAVDYGQWRTGVRTTGMVYSSIIFFIKMGIAVGGALGGWLLAGMGYQADVTQTEETKAGLLLAFSLYPAIGSLIVAFVMSAYKLNTQKVDEITLELKKAAS, encoded by the coding sequence ATGGTTAGTGTAAAGGAGAAAATTGCTTACGGCCTCGGGGATACGGCAAGCAATATAGTGTTCCAAACCGTCATGTTGTTTCTGACGTTTTTTTATACCGACATCTACGGCATTTCGCCGGCTTTTGTCGGCACTATGTTTCTGGTGGTGCGTATTATTGACGCTGTCACCGATCCGCTGATGGGAGCTCTTGCTGACCGTACTCAAAGCAAATACGGTAAATTCCGTCCTTATTTGCTGTGGTTTGCTTTGCCATTTGGCCTGATCAGCGTGCTGGCTTTTACTACGCCAGACTTTGGTGAAGAAGGCAAAATGATCTACGCTTTCGTCACTTATACCCTGCTGATGCTGGTTTATACCGCCATTAATATTCCGTATTGTGCTTTAGGCGCTGTACTGACGGCCGATCCAAAAGAGCGGGTGTCGGTGCAGTCGTACCGTTTTGTCTTTGCCATGCTTGGTGGCCTGATGGTGACTGCTTTAACTTTGCCTCTGGTCGAATTTTTTGGTCAGGGTGACAGAGCCAAAGGTTATCAGCTGACTATTATGGCGATGAGCGTATTAGGTGTGCTGATGTTTTTAGCCTGTTTTTATGGCACCAAAGAGCGGATCAACCCACCAAAAGAAGCGGTTAGCCGCAGCTATATGGATAACTTCCGTCAGCTGTGGAAAAACGATCAGTGGCGTGTATTAGCGCTAGTAGCTTTATGCCTGATGAGTGGCTACGTTTTACGTACAACTCTGGCTATTTACTACGTGAAGTATTATCTGGAAATGCCGGACAGTATCACCTTATTTATCACTTTGGGTATGCTCGGCAGCATGGTGGGGTGTGTAATTGCTCAGCCGCTGGCAAAACGTTACTGCAAAGTAAAACTCTATATCGGCATTCAAATTTTAGCCGCCGTTCTATGTGCCAGCAGCTATTTTGTGGCTGCTGATAATGTCACTCTTGCCATTGCTTTGTATGTGCTATGGAATCTGGTGTTTAACACTGGTACTCCGCTACTGTGGGCCAAAATGGCTGATGCTGTGGATTATGGCCAGTGGCGTACTGGTGTGCGCACTACGGGTATGGTGTATTCCTCTATTATTTTCTTTATCAAAATGGGCATAGCTGTAGGTGGCGCTTTAGGTGGCTGGTTATTGGCTGGTATGGGTTATCAGGCTGATGTCACTCAAACTGAAGAAACCAAAGCAGGTTTATTGCTGGCTTTTAGTTTGTATCCTGCCATAGGGTCTTTGATTGTGGCTTTTGTGATGAGTGCTTATAAACTCAACACACAAAAAGTTGATGAAATCACACTGGAATTGAAGAAAGCCGCAAGTTAG
- a CDS encoding DUF4198 domain-containing protein codes for MKKSILASLLVAAAVSAPAFAHTLWVVPSHFVLSKTGSWVSADVSAANMTFVADKGIPVDNVALYTPDGKKQAIEHKYQGKRKSQVDAQLNAEGTYKLELGGPARFGTMYKVGDERKRIMADKKTRAKELPANATDVVTSQNRSRSMAFITVNKPSSEVLALKNEGLEFKSSVHPADIVAGEPVTFTFLVNGKAQAGVELEVSYEGERYRDEAGRIQHKTDATGQFTYTPVEAGVFLIEASYSAKAESELADQIREGLTLTLEAALP; via the coding sequence ATGAAAAAATCTATTCTGGCTTCATTATTGGTTGCAGCGGCAGTGAGTGCTCCGGCTTTTGCTCATACCCTATGGGTAGTACCAAGTCACTTTGTGTTATCTAAAACAGGCAGCTGGGTGTCGGCTGATGTCAGCGCCGCGAACATGACTTTTGTTGCCGATAAAGGCATTCCGGTTGATAACGTAGCTTTGTATACACCAGACGGTAAAAAACAAGCCATTGAGCATAAATACCAGGGTAAACGTAAATCTCAGGTCGATGCACAACTGAATGCGGAAGGCACTTACAAGCTGGAACTGGGTGGCCCTGCACGTTTTGGAACCATGTACAAAGTGGGTGATGAACGTAAACGCATCATGGCGGACAAAAAGACCCGCGCAAAAGAATTACCAGCTAATGCAACAGATGTAGTCACCAGCCAAAACCGCAGCCGCTCTATGGCATTTATCACAGTGAATAAACCAAGTTCAGAAGTACTGGCACTGAAAAACGAAGGTTTAGAATTTAAAAGCTCTGTGCATCCAGCTGACATAGTGGCAGGCGAGCCTGTTACTTTTACTTTTTTAGTCAATGGCAAGGCACAAGCCGGTGTTGAACTGGAAGTGTCGTACGAAGGCGAGCGTTACCGTGATGAAGCAGGCCGTATTCAGCACAAAACTGATGCAACGGGCCAGTTTACTTATACGCCTGTTGAAGCTGGTGTGTTTCTGATTGAAGCCTCCTATTCAGCCAAAGCTGAATCAGAGCTGGCAGATCAGATCCGTGAAGGTTTAACCTTAACCTTAGAAGCGGCTTTACCTTAA